TCAACTATCAGATTATGATGGAATTTTAGTTCCAGGAGGATTTGGAACAAGGGGATCAGAAGGAATTATTCAAACTGCAAATTATGCAAGAGAAAAAAACATACCATATCTAGGAATATGTTTTGGATTTCAATTAGCCGCAATAGCATTTGGTAGAAGTGTTCTAAGTTTAGAAGATGCGAATTCCACAGAAATTAATGCAAATACAAAAAATCCAATTGTAGACTTACTACCTGAACAAAAAGATGTATCAGATATGGGCGGTTCACTAAGATTAGGTGCAAATGAAGTAATCATAAAATCAAATACAAACGCTCATAGAATTTACAATTCAGAGTCAATCAGTAAGCGTCATAGACATAGATATGAAATCAATAAAGAGTACATTCCAGAGTTTGAGAAAAACGGATTGATATTTTCAGCAGATAGTGACAACGGTAAAAGAATGGAAATGTTAGAAATTCCAGATCATAAATTCTACTTAGGAGTACAATTCCATCCTGAGTTTAACAGCAGACCGGGATTCCCTGAAGAAGCATTTTCAGCATTTATCAAAGCAGCATCAAATTAAGAATCATTCAATTTTTGAAATTTCATAAATTTTTTGCCGTGCATCTCTAATCGAGACTTTCTTTTTTACATAACCCTTCTTGAGTAAGTGGCTCAATGCCAATCTAACAGTTCTATCAGGAAGTAGTGTTTTGTTTGCCAAGTCCTTTTGTGTTAATTCACCCTCATACTCTAACGTTTTTAGTAATAATTTGGAGCTAGGTGGCATGCTCAATAGATCTTCAGCAAGATGAACTTTTTTTGCCAGTGCAGAGATTCCAGTAGTATCTTTTTTTAATCGAATAATCTTTGCAGGAGGAATAAATTTGGAGCACTCAACTGTCTTTTTCACTTTGTATCTATCCAACCCATCCAAGACAACTTCACAATGCAATCTAGCAGAGATATCATCAATTTCAATAAAACTTGAATTTGAAACAATTATCGGTCTTCTTGTTACATCAAGTGAATTTACTGAAATAATTTCAAAGACAGCAGAATCTTGAAACAATACAGGTCCTCCAACAGACATCGAATATGCAGAAGAACCAATAGGAGTAGAAACAATTATTCCATCACCATTATCATGCCATACCTCATCACCATTAACACGCAAAGTATGTTCCATCAACATTGCACTTTTAGAAGAAAATACTGCAACATCATTTAAAACTGGATAAACATTTTTTCCATCAATTTTAACACCAAGTCTTGGAACTTCTTCAATACTGAAATTTTGTTTTTTTAAAATTTCAACATAAGAAGAAAACTCTTTTAATTCTATTTGAGCTAAAAATCCACTTGATTCACCTTCATTAATTCCCAATACAGGAGATGTTGCATCAAAAGTTCTATGGAAATAATTTCGAACTCCCTTATCCCCGCCTAAAACAATAATACAATCAGCATGTTTATTTTTAGATTTTGTAATAGTAAATGAATCAATATCACATGAATTCAATATTTTTTTGATGGTTTTAGAAGCAACTTCTGA
This window of the Candidatus Nitrosomarinus catalina genome carries:
- a CDS encoding NAD(+)/NADH kinase, yielding MQIGIYGSGTSEVASKTIKKILNSCDIDSFTITKSKNKHADCIIVLGGDKGVRNYFHRTFDATSPVLGINEGESSGFLAQIELKEFSSYVEILKKQNFSIEEVPRLGVKIDGKNVYPVLNDVAVFSSKSAMLMEHTLRVNGDEVWHDNGDGIIVSTPIGSSAYSMSVGGPVLFQDSAVFEIISVNSLDVTRRPIIVSNSSFIEIDDISARLHCEVVLDGLDRYKVKKTVECSKFIPPAKIIRLKKDTTGISALAKKVHLAEDLLSMPPSSKLLLKTLEYEGELTQKDLANKTLLPDRTVRLALSHLLKKGYVKKKVSIRDARQKIYEISKIE